One window of the Lentimicrobiaceae bacterium genome contains the following:
- a CDS encoding DUF4292 domain-containing protein, with translation MKNKLFLLIILLVFVASCSVSKKTIKEPIVDISKDMLVSKIEHNKLDFNRFKAKFEADIKINGRANSVSGNIKLANDSLIWVSVKPIFGIELYRFLLTADSAWLIDRFDRSYYSFSNNEISYLTSLPTDIETLQSLLLGDMADFNITYNSFSVKNKKSYLLYGKTTNYNQYASNLLGSDYDCVFEIDADNFKPTSLSMSNDASSIDIYNSDFTAIGNKTLPKKIFIKSKSKSDEVIIDIKYSNIEFNDEEKISFIIPSSYQKK, from the coding sequence ATGAAAAACAAGCTGTTTTTGCTTATTATTCTTCTTGTTTTTGTTGCAAGTTGCTCTGTTAGTAAAAAGACTATTAAAGAGCCTATTGTCGACATCAGTAAAGATATGTTGGTTAGCAAAATTGAGCACAACAAGTTGGATTTCAACCGTTTTAAAGCAAAATTTGAAGCCGACATCAAAATCAATGGTCGAGCTAATTCGGTTTCGGGAAACATAAAACTTGCTAACGACAGTTTAATTTGGGTCTCGGTTAAGCCAATCTTCGGAATAGAACTATACAGGTTTTTGCTAACAGCCGATTCGGCATGGCTTATAGATAGGTTCGATAGGTCATATTATAGTTTCTCAAATAATGAAATTTCTTATCTGACAAGTCTGCCAACCGATATAGAAACATTGCAAAGTCTGTTACTCGGCGATATGGCTGATTTCAACATTACCTACAACTCATTTTCGGTAAAAAATAAAAAATCTTATTTGTTGTACGGAAAAACTACGAATTACAACCAATACGCAAGCAACCTATTAGGCAGCGATTACGATTGCGTTTTTGAGATAGATGCCGATAATTTTAAACCGACATCGCTTAGTATGAGCAATGACGCATCGTCTATAGATATTTATAACTCCGACTTCACTGCAATTGGCAATAAAACATTACCAAAAAAAATATTCATCAAAAGTAAATCCAAAAGCGATGAAGTAATAATCGACATAAAATATAGTAATATTGAATTTAACGATGAAGAAAAAATTTCGTTCATTATTCCTTCATCTTATCAAAAGAAATAA
- a CDS encoding RNase adapter RapZ, which yields MNEHQQYLKRLFANWANQDVCTIKPLTNAGSDRLYFRITTENGSYIGAYSPNPSETKAFLSFSESFKKAGFPVPEIYKIGDNPNYYLLQDLGDTSLLDFHLQTVGNNNEPSEETKKYYKQALTLLAEFQIEGDKYIDYNYCYPDKVFDTNSMKQDLYYFKYYFLKYHNIPFDENLLHKDFKTLVSFLSRADNNYFMYRDFQARNIMICDSKLYFIDYQGGRKGPLVYDLVSLLYQAKASLPDSFRNELVEHYLSVLSGKINIDKNKFYSEYKLFALIRILQTLGAYGYRGYIQKKTHFMQSIPLALQNLKNYLQNEDFGINIPELKKSLNLLLNLQSEIGSANSSNKLTVEINSFSFKKGLPHDYSGNGGGYVFDCRGLPNPGRYEEYKTLNGLDTGVKEFFANYPEVEEYCQQIVKIIACHIDNYKDRGFTNLQVNFGCTGGQHRSVYIAQKIADYFKADSQIIVKLSHTAQNINK from the coding sequence GTGAACGAACATCAACAATACCTAAAAAGATTATTTGCAAATTGGGCTAATCAAGACGTTTGTACCATAAAGCCACTTACAAACGCAGGCTCCGATAGGCTTTATTTTCGCATAACGACAGAAAACGGCTCATACATTGGAGCATACAGTCCTAATCCAAGCGAAACAAAAGCCTTTTTGTCGTTTTCTGAATCGTTTAAAAAAGCAGGATTTCCTGTCCCCGAAATTTATAAAATCGGCGATAATCCCAACTATTATTTGCTCCAAGACTTAGGCGATACTTCGTTGTTGGATTTTCATCTGCAAACTGTAGGAAACAATAATGAACCTTCCGAAGAAACCAAAAAATATTACAAGCAAGCTCTTACTTTACTTGCCGAATTTCAAATTGAAGGAGATAAATACATAGATTACAACTATTGTTATCCCGACAAAGTTTTTGATACTAATTCGATGAAACAAGATTTGTATTACTTTAAGTACTATTTCTTGAAGTACCACAATATTCCTTTCGACGAAAACTTGTTGCATAAGGATTTTAAAACCTTGGTTTCGTTCTTATCGCGGGCGGACAATAATTATTTTATGTATCGCGATTTTCAGGCACGCAACATTATGATTTGCGACTCAAAACTATATTTCATCGATTACCAAGGTGGGAGAAAAGGTCCCTTAGTCTACGACTTGGTTTCTCTTTTGTACCAAGCCAAAGCGTCGCTGCCTGATAGTTTCAGGAATGAGTTAGTGGAACACTACCTAAGCGTTTTATCTGGTAAAATTAACATTGATAAAAATAAGTTTTATTCCGAATACAAACTTTTTGCTTTAATTAGGATTTTGCAAACGCTTGGAGCGTATGGTTACAGGGGATACATACAAAAGAAAACACACTTTATGCAGAGTATTCCTTTGGCTCTTCAAAATCTGAAAAACTACTTACAAAATGAGGACTTTGGCATCAATATTCCTGAGCTTAAAAAGAGTCTTAACTTATTATTAAATCTGCAAAGCGAAATAGGTTCTGCAAATAGTTCCAATAAACTTACTGTCGAAATTAACAGTTTTTCTTTCAAAAAAGGTTTACCACACGACTATTCGGGCAATGGCGGTGGCTACGTTTTCGATTGCAGAGGTTTACCAAATCCGGGCAGGTACGAGGAGTACAAAACGCTTAACGGTTTGGATACAGGGGTTAAGGAGTTTTTTGCCAATTATCCCGAAGTTGAGGAATATTGTCAGCAAATTGTAAAAATAATTGCATGCCACATCGATAATTACAAAGACAGAGGTTTTACTAATTTGCAAGTCAATTTTGGATGCACAGGCGGGCAGCACCGTTCAGTTTATATAGCTCAAAAAATTGCCGATTATTTTAAAGCCGACAGTCAAATAATTGTCAAACTCTCGCATACAGCGCAAAATATTAATAAATAG
- a CDS encoding sugar phosphate nucleotidyltransferase — protein MKAMIFAAGLGTRLKHLTEDNPKALVAINGKPLLEWQIKHLQKFNIYDVVINVHHFADKIIDFLSENNNFGSNITISNESKQLLDTGGGLLFASRYFDDCDLILVQNVDIICDINYHDFIEYHNSTNNLVTLAVGDRNTNRKFMVDENNYLAGWTNQITDEKIFITDKLNNSRLLAFSGIQIIDKKFISMINLKGKFSIIDAYLQPFFYKKIGIYEHNIENWLDVGKPENIETADKLINKIYK, from the coding sequence ATGAAAGCAATGATTTTTGCTGCAGGTTTGGGTACCCGATTAAAACATCTTACGGAAGATAATCCTAAGGCATTGGTTGCTATCAACGGAAAGCCTTTGTTGGAATGGCAAATCAAGCATCTGCAAAAATTCAATATTTATGATGTTGTTATAAATGTGCATCATTTTGCCGATAAGATTATTGATTTTCTATCGGAAAACAATAATTTCGGAAGCAATATTACAATTTCAAACGAAAGTAAACAGCTTTTGGATACAGGCGGAGGTCTGCTTTTTGCATCACGCTATTTCGATGATTGCGATTTAATTTTAGTTCAAAATGTTGATATAATCTGCGATATCAATTATCACGATTTTATTGAGTATCACAATAGTACCAATAATTTGGTAACTCTTGCCGTAGGCGATAGAAACACTAACCGAAAGTTTATGGTTGATGAAAATAATTACCTTGCCGGATGGACAAATCAAATAACCGATGAAAAAATTTTTATAACCGACAAACTTAATAATAGTCGGCTCTTGGCTTTTTCGGGAATACAAATCATCGACAAAAAGTTTATTAGCATGATAAATCTAAAAGGTAAGTTTTCCATTATTGATGCATATTTGCAACCATTTTTTTATAAAAAAATCGGAATTTACGAGCATAATATCGAAAATTGGTTGGATGTAGGAAAGCCGGAAAACATCGAAACTGCCGACAAATTGATAAATAAAATTTATAAGTAA
- a CDS encoding LysM peptidoglycan-binding domain-containing protein: protein MMKIKSYQFVVILLVLLGCSFVTPAQNVSPIYPDTSANTYSQLIFQEDDLIIAAMDSLYASKFFEQQKNKYQVQIENKYGFLPGQIPQYHDSIYYYRMQKLNNSSPMNLVYNSTVRQFIDLYTQKKRGTTARVLGLAHYYFPIFEQMLDKYDLPLELKYLAIVESALNPVAKSRAGAGGLWQFMYNTGKIYGLKLTSFVDDRNDPYKATKAACMHFIDLYNIYNDWDLVLAAYNSGAGNVNKAIRRSGGKKTFWEIRDYLPRETRNYVPAFIAVNYAMAYSQEHNIYPQMPKLIYSEVDTVVVNFPLSFDLLSQQLDISNADLQFLNPTYRKDFIPASESTPYTLVLPVGKLGDFITNENNFLACSQQLNYQQYAQYNQVEMRSVDERITHKVKKGENLSIIANKYKCSVSNLKKWNNLRSNTIRIGQRLVVNRRVQREVPVPPTPVPSQFLVKNEEVATETSSINQELAECSDNAQEVDTTDINITDEFASDSEIVENTNNENIESEETEVVDNTDAEIAENSGTEVVVNTETETVEEENVNQQVVEYEHITQAIEGKFHKVKKGETLSLIAKKYNISVSNIKYWNSLSSNKIYVGQRLRVNPLSQVAKVAKTSDGSQTNDTKLIFYSVKPGDTIWSIAKQYSGISVEDIKNWNDLPNSSIQVGQKLKIILPNT from the coding sequence ATGATGAAAATTAAAAGTTATCAATTTGTAGTAATCTTGTTAGTGCTTTTAGGGTGTAGTTTTGTAACACCTGCTCAAAATGTTAGTCCAATTTATCCCGATACATCGGCTAACACCTATTCACAACTGATTTTTCAGGAAGACGACCTAATAATTGCTGCAATGGATAGCTTGTATGCTTCAAAGTTTTTCGAGCAACAAAAGAATAAGTATCAAGTACAAATTGAAAACAAATACGGCTTTTTGCCCGGACAAATTCCGCAATACCACGATTCGATTTATTATTACCGTATGCAAAAGCTGAACAATTCATCACCGATGAATTTGGTTTACAATTCAACAGTAAGGCAGTTTATAGATTTATACACACAAAAGAAAAGAGGAACAACCGCCAGAGTTCTGGGTTTGGCACACTACTATTTTCCCATCTTTGAGCAAATGCTTGACAAATACGACTTGCCTTTGGAGTTAAAATATTTAGCCATAGTTGAGTCGGCTTTAAATCCTGTTGCTAAATCTCGTGCCGGTGCAGGTGGTTTGTGGCAATTTATGTACAATACGGGTAAAATATATGGATTGAAACTTACATCTTTTGTCGACGACAGAAACGACCCGTACAAAGCTACAAAAGCAGCTTGCATGCATTTCATCGATTTGTATAACATATACAACGATTGGGATTTGGTTTTGGCAGCTTACAACTCAGGAGCAGGCAATGTTAATAAGGCAATCAGACGTTCGGGTGGTAAAAAAACTTTTTGGGAAATTAGAGATTATTTGCCACGTGAAACGCGCAACTACGTACCGGCTTTTATTGCAGTCAACTACGCAATGGCGTATTCGCAAGAGCATAACATTTACCCCCAAATGCCAAAATTGATTTATTCCGAAGTAGATACTGTTGTTGTAAATTTCCCTTTGTCCTTCGATTTACTTTCGCAACAGCTTGATATCAGCAATGCAGACCTGCAATTCCTTAATCCAACATATCGAAAGGATTTTATACCGGCATCCGAAAGCACTCCGTACACATTGGTGTTGCCTGTTGGTAAGTTAGGCGATTTTATTACCAATGAAAATAATTTCTTGGCTTGCAGTCAGCAACTTAATTATCAGCAATACGCACAATACAATCAGGTTGAAATGCGTAGTGTTGACGAAAGAATAACTCATAAAGTAAAAAAGGGTGAAAACCTATCGATTATTGCAAATAAATACAAATGCTCGGTATCTAACTTAAAAAAATGGAACAATTTAAGAAGCAATACAATTAGGATAGGTCAGCGTTTGGTAGTGAATCGCCGAGTACAAAGGGAAGTGCCTGTTCCTCCAACGCCGGTACCATCGCAATTTTTAGTTAAAAATGAAGAAGTCGCAACCGAGACAAGTAGCATAAATCAGGAGCTAGCAGAATGTTCTGACAATGCTCAGGAAGTTGACACCACTGATATAAATATTACCGATGAATTTGCATCCGATTCTGAAATTGTTGAAAATACAAATAATGAAAATATTGAGAGTGAAGAGACTGAGGTTGTAGATAATACAGATGCTGAAATTGCTGAGAATTCAGGAACTGAAGTTGTCGTGAATACTGAAACTGAAACTGTGGAAGAAGAAAATGTCAATCAGCAAGTCGTTGAGTATGAGCATATAACTCAAGCGATAGAAGGTAAATTCCATAAAGTTAAAAAAGGAGAAACCTTGAGTCTGATAGCTAAAAAGTATAATATTTCGGTCAGCAACATTAAATATTGGAATTCTTTGAGCAGTAACAAAATATATGTTGGTCAGCGATTACGCGTAAATCCGCTTTCGCAAGTAGCTAAAGTTGCCAAGACTTCAGACGGATCACAAACTAATGACACTAAACTTATTTTTTACAGTGTAAAACCTGGCGATACAATTTGGAGCATAGCTAAGCAATACAGCGGTATTTCAGTCGAAGACATTAAAAACTGGAACGATTTACCCAACTCATCTATACAGGTAGGTCAAAAACTTAAAATAATACTTCCCAATACATAA
- a CDS encoding peptidoglycan DD-metalloendopeptidase family protein, with translation MNLNNNKFSVATFWVAVLLFTFLSSTLQAQSKQDLQARKSQLEKDISKTNKELEETKKSKSANLKQLVLIKRKIKKREELLETLDTEINSMERQIAHLSDTISKIDRELKDLKSEYSKIIVSTYRNRSASNRLMFVFASKSFNQAFKRLKYLEEYTIYRKEQLNAIVASQNMLASKKIELENNRSSKLTLKEKGNVERMKLAQEQEEKDQQAKKLTKKEKELLAKLEKNQKAVRTLQKSIEAIVAEEIRRANEEKARMAAAGKPVDAGATKPATAGVSANSMSITAEDIALSGSFASNKGRLPSPLDRCSILMNYGEHPHPDFQGIVVKNNGIDFLSVPNADVKAVFEGTVSSVIFIADLNYVVIIRHGNYLSVYSNLKQAYVKKGDKVSIRQTIGVAANEENNANSKLHFELWHGNNVNDPATWLNI, from the coding sequence ATGAACCTAAATAATAACAAATTTTCAGTTGCGACCTTTTGGGTTGCCGTGTTATTATTTACGTTTTTAAGTTCCACACTTCAAGCTCAAAGCAAACAAGATTTGCAAGCGAGGAAGTCGCAATTGGAAAAAGATATTTCCAAGACGAATAAAGAACTTGAAGAGACCAAAAAGAGCAAGTCGGCGAATTTAAAGCAATTGGTATTAATAAAACGAAAGATAAAAAAGCGTGAGGAACTTTTAGAAACCTTAGATACTGAGATAAACTCAATGGAGCGACAAATTGCACATCTCAGCGATACAATATCAAAAATAGATAGGGAACTTAAAGACTTGAAATCGGAGTATTCGAAAATAATTGTATCAACGTATCGCAATAGGAGTGCTTCAAACAGATTGATGTTTGTTTTTGCTTCAAAAAGTTTTAATCAGGCTTTTAAGCGACTTAAGTATTTGGAGGAGTATACAATTTACCGAAAGGAGCAATTAAACGCTATTGTTGCTAGTCAAAATATGTTGGCAAGCAAAAAGATAGAGTTGGAAAACAATCGTTCGTCGAAACTTACTTTAAAGGAAAAAGGTAATGTTGAAAGGATGAAATTGGCTCAAGAGCAGGAGGAAAAAGACCAACAAGCTAAAAAGTTGACCAAAAAAGAGAAGGAGCTTTTAGCCAAATTAGAAAAAAATCAGAAGGCAGTGCGCACTCTTCAAAAATCTATAGAAGCTATTGTAGCTGAAGAAATACGAAGAGCCAATGAAGAAAAAGCTCGTATGGCTGCAGCTGGCAAACCTGTCGATGCGGGTGCAACTAAGCCGGCAACTGCCGGTGTTAGTGCCAATTCAATGTCGATAACAGCCGAAGATATTGCGCTTAGCGGAAGTTTTGCAAGCAATAAAGGTAGGTTGCCTTCGCCACTTGATAGATGTTCAATTCTGATGAACTACGGCGAGCATCCGCACCCCGATTTTCAAGGCATTGTTGTGAAAAATAACGGAATAGACTTTTTATCAGTACCCAACGCCGATGTTAAGGCTGTTTTTGAGGGGACTGTATCTAGCGTTATTTTTATCGCCGACTTAAATTATGTTGTTATTATCAGGCACGGAAATTATTTATCGGTGTACTCAAACCTTAAACAGGCTTACGTTAAAAAAGGCGATAAAGTATCTATACGTCAGACAATCGGCGTTGCGGCAAATGAGGAAAACAACGCCAATAGTAAGTTGCATTTCGAGTTGTGGCACGGAAATAATGTCAATGACCCTGCAACATGGCTCAATATCTGA
- a CDS encoding DUF4837 family protein has protein sequence MKGFKIILAVVVASLLFSCKSDPKAISSKGKAYEIVVVADVDIYKDYYYDVLNRELRVEIAGLPQAEPEFTLVNLNETSFDKMSKAHHNVLIIKKDETVDKTVVKTRDDVWAFPQRVIYITVPDNENFDEHFTTFAPKVRELFREGEIIRSQKLIEKDLNPAIGKRIADSLGVALKFSNDYSIGILNKEFSWVRIETSASSLGVLVYVQPYTDTSQLNYGKILDYRDEITKQYIPGAIDGSYMMIDRHNIKPIQSQLYINNYYAIETKGLWVTYGDFMGGPFVNYTLIDTVNNRIVNIDGFVYNPSGDKRNYLRSLEAVAKTVSFTKLEPKSE, from the coding sequence ATGAAAGGATTTAAAATTATTTTGGCAGTAGTTGTAGCATCATTGCTATTTTCGTGTAAAAGCGATCCCAAGGCAATTTCTTCCAAAGGTAAAGCATACGAAATAGTTGTAGTAGCTGACGTTGATATTTATAAGGATTACTATTACGACGTATTGAACCGCGAACTTAGAGTTGAAATCGCAGGTTTGCCGCAGGCGGAGCCTGAATTTACACTTGTCAATCTCAACGAAACATCTTTCGATAAAATGTCAAAGGCTCATCACAATGTACTCATTATCAAAAAAGATGAAACAGTTGACAAAACTGTTGTAAAAACTCGCGACGATGTGTGGGCATTTCCGCAAAGAGTTATCTATATTACCGTTCCCGACAACGAAAATTTCGACGAGCATTTTACCACTTTTGCTCCTAAAGTTCGTGAATTATTTAGAGAAGGTGAAATTATTCGTTCGCAAAAACTTATTGAAAAAGACCTTAATCCGGCAATCGGAAAGCGCATTGCCGATAGCTTAGGAGTTGCTTTAAAGTTTTCTAACGATTATAGTATTGGAATTTTGAACAAAGAATTTTCGTGGGTAAGAATAGAAACTAGCGCCAGTAGTTTAGGCGTTTTAGTATATGTGCAGCCATATACCGATACTTCGCAGTTGAATTACGGCAAAATACTCGACTATCGTGATGAAATCACAAAACAATATATCCCTGGAGCCATAGACGGATCATATATGATGATTGACCGACACAACATCAAGCCGATACAAAGTCAGTTGTATATCAATAATTATTATGCAATTGAAACCAAAGGTTTGTGGGTAACGTATGGCGACTTCATGGGCGGACCATTTGTGAATTACACGCTGATAGATACTGTTAACAATAGAATTGTCAACATAGACGGATTTGTTTATAACCCGAGTGGCGACAAAAGAAATTATCTCAGAAGTCTTGAAGCAGTAGCAAAAACTGTCAGCTTCACAAAACTTGAACCGAAAAGCGAGTAA
- a CDS encoding tetratricopeptide repeat protein codes for MTKIKYLLCCLLIIAIASNDVMAQKKRGRARKNDKNNSQNIDTNVTDTFIDAISFYNRGENHKAIEKINKCLDINKKHAPSYFLLSKIYLNLSDVTSAEANIKKAIELSPENKWYKVYLLEFYRNNQDKDGFLEAAKNLVKEFPDDVAYKYDLAAAYVINGDFKRAVSLYDQIEDAIGVNEVLSKQKYSIYLLSNQIDKAINELEKLIEAQPESAVRNYSIIAEMLMSKKQPDEAAKYYLKITEIAPDDPYIHISLADYYRSKGEIDKFFSELEKGFANKNLKYETKIDVLFSFVNDENVITNREGDILKLAETLVSVHPDEFHANVMYADFLFMGKEYQKAQIHYKKTISIDSGKYVVWENLMRVDLLLSDMEALQNHSKRAIALFPMHTMPYLMGGIASIDTKNYEQAIDHLKKGLNFIIDDEQLETQYYRMLAEAYHNTSNYEQSDQYFEKALKINPDDSHTLNNYAYYLSLRNTRLDEALEMSRKSLEIDAENSANLDTYGWILYMQGKYSEALEWISKAVDISKKASPVILEHLGDVYYKLNDKENALKNWKEALELEPNNEELNNKINGIDK; via the coding sequence ATGACTAAAATTAAATATTTACTGTGCTGTCTGCTGATCATTGCTATTGCTTCAAACGATGTAATGGCACAAAAAAAACGAGGCAGAGCGCGAAAAAACGATAAAAACAATTCGCAAAACATCGATACTAATGTTACCGATACATTTATCGATGCTATAAGCTTTTACAACAGAGGCGAGAATCATAAAGCGATAGAAAAAATAAACAAATGCTTGGATATCAACAAAAAGCATGCGCCTTCATATTTTTTGCTTTCCAAAATATATTTAAACCTATCCGATGTTACTTCGGCTGAAGCTAATATTAAAAAAGCCATAGAATTATCGCCCGAAAACAAATGGTATAAGGTCTATTTGTTGGAGTTTTATCGCAATAATCAAGACAAAGACGGTTTTTTAGAAGCTGCAAAAAATTTGGTAAAAGAGTTTCCCGACGATGTCGCTTATAAATACGACCTTGCTGCGGCTTACGTTATTAACGGAGATTTTAAAAGAGCAGTCTCATTGTACGACCAAATTGAAGATGCAATAGGCGTAAATGAAGTGCTTTCCAAGCAAAAATACTCTATATATTTGTTGTCAAATCAAATAGACAAGGCAATCAACGAGTTGGAAAAATTAATAGAAGCTCAGCCCGAAAGTGCTGTACGCAATTATTCTATTATTGCAGAAATGCTTATGAGTAAAAAGCAGCCCGACGAAGCCGCTAAATACTATCTTAAAATAACCGAAATTGCTCCCGACGACCCGTATATCCACATTTCCTTAGCCGATTATTACAGGAGCAAAGGCGAAATAGACAAGTTTTTTTCGGAATTGGAAAAAGGTTTTGCAAACAAAAATCTTAAATACGAAACCAAAATAGATGTGCTTTTCTCGTTTGTTAACGACGAAAATGTGATTACAAATAGAGAAGGAGATATTTTAAAATTGGCAGAAACGCTTGTAAGTGTGCATCCTGACGAGTTTCATGCCAATGTTATGTATGCCGATTTTTTGTTTATGGGAAAAGAATATCAGAAAGCTCAAATTCATTACAAAAAAACCATCAGTATTGATAGCGGCAAGTACGTGGTTTGGGAAAATTTGATGCGTGTCGATTTATTACTATCCGATATGGAAGCCTTGCAAAACCATAGCAAGCGTGCTATTGCTCTTTTTCCTATGCATACAATGCCTTATTTGATGGGAGGTATAGCAAGTATAGATACCAAAAATTACGAGCAAGCTATAGATCATCTAAAAAAAGGATTGAATTTTATTATTGATGACGAACAATTAGAAACGCAGTATTATAGAATGTTGGCAGAAGCGTACCATAACACTTCAAATTACGAGCAATCCGACCAATACTTTGAAAAAGCACTCAAAATAAACCCCGACGATTCGCACACGCTGAATAATTATGCTTATTATTTGTCGTTGCGCAACACTCGCTTAGACGAAGCCTTAGAAATGTCGAGAAAATCTTTAGAAATTGATGCTGAAAATTCGGCTAATTTAGATACTTACGGTTGGATTTTATACATGCAAGGAAAATATTCCGAAGCGCTAGAATGGATAAGCAAAGCAGTTGATATTTCTAAAAAAGCTTCCCCCGTTATTTTAGAACATTTGGGAGATGTTTATTACAAACTTAACGACAAAGAAAATGCACTCAAAAATTGGAAGGAAGCACTTGAACTTGAGCCCAACAACGAAGAATTAAATAATAAAATTAACGGAATAGATAAATAA